The genome window GGGTTGTAATTTAcactattataaaaaggaaagatttatatttttatatcttagtaACAAATGAAGTCATAAACTAAtggaccgatttcaaaaatacttGCACCATTATAAATCTCCATTAACCCCTAGTAACATtgtctatttaatattttgaaattaaaaaaaaactgctcaCTCGTACGAAGATGGACGGACAGACCattagtaaattttaagttaacgatttatttctaattagaATAGATCTTGGAACCGTTTATTACGAGGTCacattgtttattattctCTCTCTACGTTTTCTtcgtacattttaattacagtGATTTTTTGTATCAAGTTAGTTAACCGGGTAGGCTCTCCAACCATAAACGTTAGCAAAACAAGTCCTGCACTTGAGTCCTTACACGGCAGATACTCGTAGTTGAAGCACGACCTCGCCATTGCAAGGTGACTGACATCTCGATACATTACTGACGATCGATACCTTAATGCTTCTTGATTTACCGTCAGTTCAATGACCTTCGGTAATAGATTATCTTCAACTTTTATCtacatactagctgtagcccacGACTCcctccgcacggaattaaaaaaacttgatttgtagcctatgtgttcttccaaagttctacatctatgccaaattgcAGCTAGATCCATGCAACTGTTATAGAtgtaccttctaacaaacatccatctatacatctatttaaacattcgcatttataatattagtaagatgtgatctatcattgtattattgtgcaaataaattttgaaatatgcaCGTAATAACACCGTATCTAAAAGTTTGTTAGTCCACGTTTATAGTTTACATACAATTGACTCTATTTTGATCTGAAGTGTTAATTACTACCAAAGATTGAATGAGTGGGACTAGAAATGATTTAAGTTGCCATGTGCTTCCActatcgaaaaacatattgccttCTCTCTTTGTAAAGACAGAGACGatgcatgtttttttacagttgTTTCGGCAGTAACATGAACGTTTTCTAGTGGCTGTGATTTAATCAAACTgcctttcatatttattacgcttaattctaattattaatattaatttctcgtGGGTGTCTAAGGCATCCAAGTTGTAATAAATacgaaacatatttttttgtataacattataactattataaaactaaaaacaaaacatattttttggatATCGTCATTAAATCAGTTGTTTTCATTCCTTTGttacaacaataatataaaatcatgATCTATTCAAACTGAGACatgcaaataaaatgcaatgaaGGCTAAGTGTGGAAAGAATTATGAACGGATTCGAaagaaattcttaaaaaagaaGTTGCCCTCGTCATATTGTAAAcctgattataaaaatttgcgGTACTACATGTTGCTCTAAATTATTCACAATTTTCcttaattaatcattaaaaataaaacataaatggaGTGAATTTTTGGAACATTCTTGTTTCCTTTCTTTTTGAGACTACATAAACCTATGTTCATACTggcaaagtattttttaatttcgcactAGTCCAGTCAATTCGTCCAGTACATTGACTTTTGACTACATATCGATTATTCTTTTACTTGACCTCTTTTAAAGTTGTAGTTTCGTGAAGACAAACCTTTACCCGAGTACCGATTTAACACGCAAGGTGAACGTAATTGCCAATGAAACCAGTTAAGGGTACAGGGCACTGCGGAACGCGTTTCGAAAGTGCCAACCAGATGGCGTTAAAAATCGATTCATTTTAATTGTGacggtaaaaaaaattaattacctcttttgttatttgataGCTTTCACAAAGATGATAGAAGGCATTGTTTATATTGAGGAGGATtcttccaaatttcattgattgATGACATTCTTAATTTTGGGGGATATTTCGTCAAAATTTGTCCACTTTTGGAAAACGTCAGAGTCGTCAAACCTATTTAACAATTGTGTTCTGAGATTATTATCCCGTTAGCAACAATTTTCTCTGTCCAGTTGTCCGAGAATAATATGTAACAGTTAGAGCGCAGTTTATCTTAATCACAATGACAGTTACAATGACCTTTATTTTTCCTGTAAGTAACGATAATatgtaaaagatttataataattaatcgaTCTCTATCTATAGGggataaaagtttttactgAAACTTGGAGATGATTTTCGTGTCTTTTTCTTTGTCTGATGTCTTTCTAACCGATTTTGAAAAGTAGAAGGTTCTCGattcgtctgtattttttcTGATAATGTTGctgtgaaaattaataatcacTTATTATTGATGTTGAACCCGATTACCAATTATATTACACTTTATCTACAATATAGCTTAGTGAAACCATACAGACAAAAGTATCATCAACAATAGAACCCTTTTCAAAGTTACATTCAGGTCAGATCTCTAAAAGCAACATtagattgtttattatttctaaaattaacaaagtgAGAATTGCCGGCGATTAAGACAACTCTCCGCCGCCGGGAATACGACTAGAATAGAAATGGAATCCGACGAAACATCAACAAGGGAGGTGCGAGGGAACATTAGTGAGTGGACGGAAGTTGTAGGATAGGCACGTATGCCATAACAATGTTGTTTGACTTACACGTTTAGCTAGAaaatgatacaaaaataaaacggcatacaaaaacatggttttaattttgtcatcaAAATAGTAAAACTAGATTTGTTTGAAACATACGTGGAAACGTTAAATGTAaaccaataattttaaattaaatttgaaattaccGTACTTTTAGGAAAGAAGGCAAAGAGGTAGAGTTTTATCTTAGGAGTAATAGTATTAAGTCTAGTTTGCGtactaattataattgataatGTTTTCAGATTACGAGGAGCTGCCTACGCGAGACCAAATGTGGGCGGCCGCGCCGCACGAGATCGATCCGGACATCTGGCCGCCGCCGCCGGACCGCGACCCCAACGCCTGGCCGCCCCCCACCAGCGTCGAGCACAAGTAAATAGTACTTAATTACAGCTTGCAACATAATGCATGATAACATATGCTCATACGCACCCGTATGTACAATTCCATGTGCACTATGTAGAAAGAATAGCAGAGAAGGTGCGGTACATGTTTAGAataaatcgaaaaaatataacgtaatATATAACagatttctcaattttttttatttcaattttttcaaatatgcGAGGAGTGTTTTTACGTATTATCCCATAACAAACATTGGGATATTAATCCCAACACCCAtagtatcatcatcatcatcatcatcagctcactatacgtccccaccgaggggctcggagcctaccccaatttaggggtgactaggccatagtcaaccacgctggccaagtgcgggttggttgacttcacacatatcattgaatttcttctcagatatgtgcaggttgcatcacgatgttttccttcaccgtaagaacgtcggataaatgtacatatgtaaatcgaaaatcgaaaaacacattggtacatggcgggattcgaacccaggacctgcagattgcaagtcaagtgcttaacccctgagccaccgaccaTAGCCATACCCATAGTATAGGCCGAGCTAACTTTATCAACTTCGTCAAAATAAATCGCCTGATCgtactttatattaatatttattaatatcgcCGTGTTacttaatgaaataaagttatataaattaaagcaCACACCTTGCAGTCGAggcttaaatatttataaacttacttTTGCTTGTAGCAATTAACGTTCGGACACGTGCTAAATAAAAGGACGGTCGGTTTACGTAACAATCGCCTTACCGTTGGAAAAAATAGTACAAAGTTGTTTCAATGTGTgtgagaaaatattaataagtcaATAATTTAGAAgcttttttaagttactttctCTGGCATTGGAGTACTacaatcttattttatttgcaaaaaataaactttacaataatttagtaCCCTTAGACTTAAATCTcactgtattttaaattacagaaaCCCATCTATTCTAGGTTATAGTGCCAtatgaaattgtaattaatttttgagaaaaaaaatacttaagtagtaggtttcttatataaaattcacacTAATGGAGACCACTTAACGACTCTGAGACCGGcagttaaaactttattattgaaactaataaagttaacaatttatttcgtCAGAGGTCCGCCAGCAATGAAGTCTGCTCGCAACAACGCCCGCAACCATCGAGACAACAAGAAGCCGTCCACTGCTCAACGAAATGCCACCACCTCGCACCGCAAGACCTCCGATATCAAGAACCCCAAACTCACCAACAAGGCTCATAGTGGTGAGTTGGTTGACCGTGGATGACCAAAGCCGAGAGActcatataaaacatattgacatTCTTTAAAACTCTCTAATTTCgagaacagagataacaatacagtcgaacctggataagcgagagtcattgtccggtcccGATGGACCTCTATTAACGCAAAAAATATCACGGTTCGAATGtataagtttttgtaaaggtAGCTGTTcccgcgcggatgaagtcgcgggtgacagctagtatcttataaaacaaatcttcatttaaacaaaatattactttaaaatattactattaagcatagtaaatttacattaagacatcacttaaaattaatcttacacTTACTTAAAATTcggatatgacggctgatagagatgtatgtaggaatagtacatactgtgcctaccctccatagggataagggcaggttgatgatgataaagACTTAAACCACACAACGTAATAGCCATTGTAACCTGTCAGGTGACATTGTATTGTTGCAGCAAAGACAAAGGATTCCAATAACAAGGAGCACAGCGGCAAAGACAAGCAGGACAGAGACAACAACAACGGCGACACTGATGATGAGCGGCACAAGGAAGAGGAGCGACGTTTTGAACCACCCTCCGCCGCTGACACAGACCTCGTCGATATGCTcggtaacatattttttataccagaagttattgtgatttttaaatatctcggCGGACCAAAGTCATCGGTGCATCTTGGTACACCTAACATTGTGTTCTGTGCAGCAATTCTAGCGAAGTTAAGAGCCGTCAAGTTATCTctaaactataattataaacgTATGAATTATCACTTTGTATCGTTAAAACAACGAAGTGTGCCTTCAGCGTCTGTAACAAGCTATTAGTGGCAGTTTCTTTACCTGCTTTTAATGTAgacagaaaaaggatatttgcCTTTCATTTACATTATCAGAACTAACATGTTAAGGTTTTTTCACACGCGTTATCAAATGTGGTTACAAAGCATCAACGCGTTAAAGACGAGTCTACACCGCGTGGCCTCCGAATAAATGATTGTATATTAAAGTACTGTATATAATAATCCGCTTTTCTCTTCTAAAGGTTAATTTAGACATAAACCGAAATCGTCCGAACAACGCTCGACAATCGCTTCAGAGCGAGACAAATGTATGAATTCCCATACTTTTGTTTCCTTCTGAAGTAACTGCCGAGCTTTGTTCGTACGATTTAGGCATATGACTAAATGTACCTTTAGTCGTATGTGTTAGAAAATACTATAGAGACTAATatctggtttacattatggcAGTACAGTAAGACAGTAGCGTTGGCCTGGCTTGGATTGTTTTGGCTTACTAGCAACAGttagtgtttaaattatgcaaGTTGTATGCAAACGCTGATTTTGTGCGCTACTGTACTGGTATAATGCAAACCAGgcattatttcttaatatttcattCGTATAATTTAGCCtctttttgttgttatttcagAGAGAGATATAGTACAAAAGAACCCCAACATACGATGGGACGATATCGCGGACCTGACGGAGGCTAAGCGTCTGTTAGAGGAAGCGGTCGTCTTGCCCATGTGGATGCCGGACTTCTTCAAGGTCTGTATACtacatagaaaatataacgtaaagttttaaagaatatgtttttttaattctatgatttaatttataagcaTAAATTGAAACCCATGATTAGGGGCCATTCACGCCAATTCAAAGGATGTCTTCAGCTTTTAAAGTTACTTtctttagcaaaaaaatattttttacttcgcCTAATAAGTGttactataataatatgtttagtCGAACCAGAGTTATTGTCCGGTTCTAACAGAAaaccttcataagcgagaaactctagtcagagagaaaaaaatcatGGTCCCGTGGGTTCTCGCTTATCCATGTTCGACTGTATCTTATTGCTGTTGTGTGCTTAGGGTATCAGACGTCCGTGGAAGGGCGTACTGATGGTGGGTCCACCGGGCACAGGGAAAACGATGCTGGCTAAAGCGGTGGCCACTGAGTGCGGCACCACTTTCTTCAATGTGTCCTCATCTACCCTCACATCTAAATACAGAGGAGAGTCGGAGAAACTCGTACGATTGCTGTTTGAAATGGTAAGATACAATTTACACTTACTCTAGAAGTCGTTTATTACTTCTAATGGTGACATTACCTTGTCAAATACACTTCCCCGTCTCATCTTTTTCTTACTAGGTGAAGGTGAAAGGAACTAAAATTTGAGAGTCTCAAAGAGTACACAAATTGTTAGAAGCTGTTCTATTGCCAATTTGTCTTAACAATGAATTTCTCTAGAAAAaactgtattgttttttttatattttacaagatgacaaacgagcaagcggccacatgaattcgtcgaaatggcgaagcaaccgctgcccatagacttaatcgacgaaggaggagacgcacaaaaagagaatatttaaccttcctatgcatctcctcctccatcgaatccacctccccttatcatcctttccttataagaaaagggtgggaagggaaagaggactaaaattatgccTTAGGGGAATAAATTAGTTGTGAAGGTAAAGTGTGATGTATGTTCAGGCGAGGTTCTACGCGCCGAGTACGATCTTCATAGACGAGATCGACTCGCTGTGTTCGCGGCGCGGCTCCGACAGCGAGCACGAGGCCTCGCGCCGCGTCAAGTCTGAGCTGCTCGTGCAGATGGACGGCCTCGGGTCTGCCACTGACGAGCCCGCCAAGGTACACTAACATATGATAGAAACACagctaaattataaattacattacggCAATAACTATAACAGTTGTTATGATAACTAgattattgaaacagattaaaaaagaaaatcactacttttaaaattgcaatGCCATAGAGTGGAGTAAGCAAGTTATTACATAAAACCAGACTTTTTGCAAAGGacatatagaaaaattaagtataatttttaatgttattgttattctttaaatcattattttatctaaataattaaatagattcAATGTGACTACGATTTTCATGTAAATGTCTATACGCAGTGCAGATTACTACATATTGAATGAATTCCAGGTAGTAATGGTGCTTGCGGCGACTAACTTCCCGTGGGATATAGACGAGGCGCTGCGACGACGTCTGGAGAAGAGGATCTACATACCACTGCCGACACAGGAGGGACGAGAGGCGCTGCTGCAGATCAACCTGCGTGAGGTCAAAGTCGACCCTGAGGTGGACCTCAGGCTGATTGCTATGAAACTAGACGGATATTCCGGTGCTGATATAACCAATGTTTGCCGGTAAGATAATTATAATCCCTATCTATTCAAACCCTTAAAATACTCCTACGAAGAATATGAATTAATGAcacttaattttacaaaatcaatCAACCCGCTGAATTTGACATTTCATTCTCTTGAAGTAGTAACTAAAGTATTAACTACTAGCTTTCATCTGCAAATAGGTCCGCgaggaattgaaaaaaaaattaataagtagcctatgtgttctgtcagactatgttctacatctgtgtcaaatttcatcaagattcatgaagccgttccggagataacttctaacatccatccatctaaactttcgcatttataatattagtgtgtacttttaataatttgtctttatattttcagtGACGCATCAATGATGTCGATGCGTAGGAAAATAGCTGGTTTGAAACCGGAACAGATCAAGCAGCTGGCAAAAGAGGAACTGGACCTGCCAGTGACGAGGCAGGATTTCCTCGAAGCACTCGCCAAATGCAACAAATCCGTGTCCAAGGGTGACATACAGAAGTACCTCACGTGGATGGACGAATTCGGATCATCCTGATTCACGTAGTCTATATTCTAAAAGACcataaaaaatgcaataacAGTGTGAAACACgctttaaattgtataagtaccgtgttataatttgatataaaaaattgcctTATTCTAGTTAAGTATGGAATAGTGGAATGTTGCAGTATTAATATGACTGATGCAAAGGTTTGAATACATAGCCCTTATgacagaattttattttaaaacaatttttttaatcatgtgCAATTTCAATATCAGAggaaattattacttaaagaaaaaagtggtaaaaacaaataaattatattttttttttagttggtAATCTAAACAAcaagaagaaattaaatatttataaattaaaggcTTTTATTAATCTAGTTATCAACACAATATagcgaaaaataaattaatttcacgtGTCTTTTGTCAAAACTTTTGACAATATCAACGTCTTTTAGTGTATTCAAGGGTAATGTATTAAAGCCTTTGTTTGAAACTTTTTTACAACGATAGTAGTTTTGCCACTGAAAAGATAAACATTCCCGCTGGAACAAATGCATTGTAAATAGACAAtagtgatttaaatttttactaacaCTGACCTCATATATTCAAAATCatgtattttgtacatttctagcggtattttttttttgttgataatatTTCCTATTACGGCTTGATTTAACTTCCTAGCTTCAAGATCTGTGTAATAAGTCGTGATCTTTGTACTTAAATCATTAgtttaatttgagatttataacttgtttagttgataatttttatgccATAACTAatttatgtgtaattttttttttttatagaaattttattagattttttttttcaattatgtttGTTGATTGTATAAAGATGAGATATATATTTGGCATTGTATACATTCgctcaatttaaattaataaacttttgttaGCTTTAGGTATGATAGGAAATTTTAAGTTGATCGACGAAAAATTTTTGCCTTTAAGTGATGCCAGATGTCCCTTTTCtatatagaatatttaaaaattaataaataaagtaggtAATAACTGAATTAAACTCTCAGtacaaaacaacaatatcGCAAATTGTTAATGTTATGCAGTAGAAACTTGTAATgctcaaattttaaattatttttcctcCATCACAAAATCATTTATCGTGtctttctgagaccaaattccCCGTGTAAAACGTTATCTCTGTctctgtcaaagataatgacatggatgacaatatattttatacagaaattttggtctcagaaaccaacggttagatGTTATCTAAACCTTCGAAGGTCAATCTAAAGCTTCAACGATGAGGTTAGCTAAACCTTCAAAGTAAGATTCGAGCCTGCAACTCCTTAGATAGGACATATTTTAACTACTCCGCTATCGTGTATTGTTGTATTGGacctttttttaactaaataattactacCCAACTGACAATCAAATAACatgtgtataattaaaaaatgacattttattaccatcttaagaaaaataaaattcaggaaaagtattagtAATAATGTAATTGTTGAAAAGCTGTTTGTTATCTAAATGTTATCAATTTACGATATTGTTCTgaggtaacaaaaaataacttaataatctTCTCAGATGTTAGgtgaatttaatttcatttaatgatGCGATAttggtacaaaaaaataatatttttgcaacaATGTTAACCACCTTTGTATTatggaaacaaaaataaaacaattttttaagaaagagtatatttattaatgttaggtcttggttgtaatttttttatttcgtaaaactttaatgtaaatatgacGCTATTATCCTGCAAGCAATACATTCtgttaattactattttttactatagCAGTTCATTCCATTTTAGCTTTCGCTTCTTCACAAATTTCAAGCGCTTAATAAACTATGATCTCTTAAAATTCAAGTAAGTGCCCACACACAGGACGATTTACACAGGTAAGTAAGATGGAGATTGTATATATCCTCTGAACAAGATCATCCTTGGATTCTGCAGTTTAGAGTTTTTGTAGTAGAAGTTGGCAAACAAGTAAGCGATCCTattttcttactaaaattGCAAAGTGAATCCCATAGATGTCTGCAAAAAATTACTTAGTCTCAGTTACTCTACCTACCTTTTAAATGAGAAGGGAAAAAAGTACTTGGCTTTTCTATCCATATCCCACCCACCTGAAGGCCAGAGGAAAAGGTTCCTTGTTGAAAAGCGTGGGTACGGTCTGGAATTGGGCCCCGTACACCTTACTtatcaaacaaatttaaaaagctcTACTACACGTATATCTTCTGTGAGATGATATTTAACGTTGAATTAATAGATCTAAAGTTGGATTTCATTAGTTATGGTTTCTTTTAACTTCTTATAAGATTTGAGTTGTGTTATTAATAGATATACCATTTTCACATTTACTGCTTTGTTTGTAACAACGGGctaattcttttgttattatattagaatttttatCGTATATGGTTAGTTTCCAAATACaccaataaacatatttatttttcaatgtatattatttttaacgcaagtattcatagtaaaaaagttattcCTTCGTCCTAATATTGAAATACCTGGATTTCataaataagaatataatACA of Papilio machaon chromosome 18, ilPapMach1.1, whole genome shotgun sequence contains these proteins:
- the LOC106721119 gene encoding katanin p60 ATPase-containing subunit A-like 1; translation: MHAAGMTIMAVSVGEICENTKLAREMALMGNYESALVYYEGTVQMIHRLLITIADTTRKSKWQLVQKQMAREYEQLKATVATLQMFQHEGEKAITPLTTNYEELPTRDQMWAAAPHEIDPDIWPPPPDRDPNAWPPPTSVEHKGPPAMKSARNNARNHRDNKKPSTAQRNATTSHRKTSDIKNPKLTNKAHSAKTKDSNNKEHSGKDKQDRDNNNGDTDDERHKEEERRFEPPSAADTDLVDMLERDIVQKNPNIRWDDIADLTEAKRLLEEAVVLPMWMPDFFKGIRRPWKGVLMVGPPGTGKTMLAKAVATECGTTFFNVSSSTLTSKYRGESEKLVRLLFEMARFYAPSTIFIDEIDSLCSRRGSDSEHEASRRVKSELLVQMDGLGSATDEPAKVVMVLAATNFPWDIDEALRRRLEKRIYIPLPTQEGREALLQINLREVKVDPEVDLRLIAMKLDGYSGADITNVCRDASMMSMRRKIAGLKPEQIKQLAKEELDLPVTRQDFLEALAKCNKSVSKGDIQKYLTWMDEFGSS